A DNA window from Brassica napus cultivar Da-Ae chromosome C1, Da-Ae, whole genome shotgun sequence contains the following coding sequences:
- the LOC106370025 gene encoding histone-lysine N-methyltransferase ATXR3 isoform X1 — MSDGGVVTCMPLLNIMDKLPVVEEKTLCGGNSDTKVAASSISTNNKLPESQPAKPSASQPPKKKKIVKVIRKVVRRKPKERKDQDKKSEVLQGKGCNKEENGGDSGFKDEVEEGELNSHADLETGEISPVKSLRNSEIEKGEISGDCSNLQYDKSYVERMDLPADKYRKEEREIRSWRDPGDEIEKGEFIPDRWHKMDTRKDDHSYNRSRRSGVDRETTWKYDYDYEHERTPPGGRFSNEDTYRRREFRSGNDRATRVSSKIVIEESLHNNDPNNLGKEYSSTVNKLKRHGAEHLYADHGDYGSSKYRKLSDDCSRSLHPNHYSRNSVERDYRDSYSSKNSSLEKYPKKHHDSYFRARAVSDRHGARSDLSPHDRSRYHGHRDRSSHNRERSPYARERSPYIFEKPSHARKRSPHDRSHHHDCRRSPSYSEWSSDRRDGTSKYMEDPQSDRTRRNGHRDISRKSGVRERRDSQTGMELENKQRHRDSNGKESTPSRKELQGKNILNNNNPVVEKNSVCDSSKIPSACAKGKESVQVGEATTEELPSMEVDMDICDTPPHEEPMAADSSLGEWFYLDYYGTEHGPAKLSELKALVEQGILFSDHMIKHSDNNRWVTIENATSPVVNINIPSIVSDAVTRLVNPPEAPGNLLEDIADAAKAVHMEQGAEDSLPESLSIPDSNDTVVGHHEDFQFDNRIASLLDGYTIIPGRELETLGEAVQIKVELEETRRFVSSEDIIWCYYQVVNQLLLNEESSERSEPKAMAIEELKSANVDCSESDEIGSWFSGRWSCTGGDWIRHDEAFQDRDYKKKMVLNDGFPLCLMQKSGYEDPRWHHKDDLYNPRSRSRLELPLWAFSGVDERNQARGVKASVLSVVRLNSLVVNDPVPSVPDPLVKVRGGEKFSSRHARPSPASSDSKRDSVESISQSSACGSQDMQGFWRTDASVSTPEDRLYTVDDLQLHLGDWFYMDGAGQEQGPLPFSELQILVDKGLIKRHTSVFRKSDKIWVPVTSITKTSEISGKGKAPALPSDCQSLDVSESQDFKHSEMETSLSSFHAMHPQFLGYFRGKLHQLVMKTYKTREFSAAINDVLDSWIHARQPKKETDKYMHPYSEFDSSSYTKRARLMAGESGDHSEVTDAQMFQKDELTFEDLCGDATFHVEGSGSSGSVGMYWDLLDGHVLARVFHLLRYDEKSLAFASMTCRHWKAIVSSYKDISRQVDLSSLGPNCTDSRLWSIMNTYNSEKIDSIILVGCTNVTSSMLEEILRLFPHISSVDITGCSQFGNLTLKYKKVCWLKCQHPRPGDLHSRLRSLKQTNVNKSKGLGGDTDDFGNLKDYFDRVEKRDSANQLFRRSLYKRSKLYDARKSSAILSRDARIRRWAIKKSEYGYKRVEEFLSSSLRGIMKQNTFDFFDLKVAHIEEKMKNGYYVSHGLKSVKEDISRMCREAIKERNRGDSKEMNRIIILFIQLATRLEEVSMATSSYRRDELMKSWQDGSGLSSASKYNKKLSKSVTEKKYMSRTSDTFGVNGALDYGEYASDREIKRRLSKLNRKSFGSGSETSSELSDNDNYSSASESESDIRSEGRSQDSRVEKYFTADESFDSVTEEREWGARMTKASLVPPVTRKYELIEEYTIVADEEEVQRKMRVSLPEDYDEKLNAQRNGIEELDMELPEVKEYKPRKLLGNEVLEQEVYGIDPYTHNLLLDSMPGELDWSLQDKHSFIEDVVLRALNRKVRFLTGSGNTPMVFPLRPVIEELKENAREECDIQTMKMCQGVLKAIESRSGDNYVSYRKGLGVVCNKQGGFVEDDFVVEFLGEVYPVWKWFEKQDGIRSLQENKTDPAPEFYNIYLERPKGDADGYDLVVVDAMHKANYASRICHSCRPNCEAKVTAVDGHYQIGIYSVRPIEYGEEITFDYNSVTESKEEYEASVCLCGSQVCRGSYLNLTGEGAFQKVLKEWHGLLDRHRLMLEACILNSVSEEDYLELGRAGLGSCMLGGLPDWVIAYSAHLVRFINFERTKLPEEILKHNMEEKRKYFSDIHLDVEKSDAEVQAEGVYNQRLQNLAVTLDKVRYVMRRVFGDPKNAPPPLEKLTPEETVSFLWNGDGSLVEEILQCLSPHVEEGIVDGLRSKIRAHDPSGSADVLKDLQRSLLWLRDEIRDLPCTYKCRNDAAADLIHIYAYTKCFFKVREYKSFMSSPVNISPLDLGAKYADKLGEGIKEYQKTYGENYCLGQLIYWYEQTNTDPNLTLVKATRGCLSLPEVASFYVKAHKPSKHRVYGPKTVKTMVSQMSKQPQKPWAKDKIWMFKSTLGVLGSPMFDAVVNNSSLDRELLQWLKNRRHVFQATWDS, encoded by the exons ATGAGCGATGGGGGTGTCGTCACATGCATGCCTCTACTGAATATCATGGACAAGCTTCCAGTTGTGGAGGAGAAGACGCTTTGTGGAGGCAACAGTGATACAAAGGTTGCtgcttcttcaatctcaactaATAATAAGCTTCCGGAGTCCCAGCCAGCTAAACCCTCAGCGTCTCAGCCacctaagaagaagaaaattgtTAAGGTAATTCGTAAAGTTGTCAGGAGGAAGCCCAAGGAGCGCAAAGATCAGGATAAAAAGAGTGAAGTTTTGCAAGGAAAAGGTTGCAATAAAGAAGAAAACGGTGGAGATTCTGGGTTTAAGGATGAAGTGGAAGAGGGTGAATTAAATTCTCATGCGGATTTGGAGACCGGTGAGATTTCTCCAGTGAAGTCACTGCGGAATAGTGAGATCGAAAAAGGGGAGATTTCTGGGGATTGCAGTAACCTGCAATATGATAAATCTTATGTGGAGAGAATGGATTTACCTGCAGATAAGTACaggaaagaagagagagaaatcaGATCATGGAGAGATCCCGGTGATGAAATTGAGAAAGGGGAGTTCATCCCAGACAGATGGCATAAGATGGATACACGTAAGGATGATCATAGTTACAACAGATCTCGTAGGAGTGGAGTTGACAGAGAGACAACGTGGAAATATGATTATGACTATGAACATGAACGTACCCCGCCCGGCGGTAGGTTTTCGAATGAGGATACCTATCGCCGGAGAGAGTTCAGAAGTGGGAATGACAGGGCTACGAGGGTCAGTTCTAAAATTGTAATCGAGGAAAGTTTACATAACAACGATCCCAATAATCTTGGGAAAGAGTACTCTTCTACTGTGAACAAACTGAAGCGACATGGAGCTGAACATCTTTATGCTGATCATGGGGACTATGGGAGCTCCAAATATAGAAAACTTTCTGATGATTGTTCCCGCTCTCTTCACCCAAACCACTATTCACGGAACTCTGTTGAGAGAGACTACAGAGATTCCTATTCATCTAAAAACTCATCTCTGGAAAAGTATCCTAAAAAGCATCATGACTCATATTTCCGTGCCAGGGCTGTTTCAGACAGACATGGTGCACGATCTGATCTGTCCCCACACGACCGGTCTAGGTACCATGGCCACAGGGATAGAAGTTCCCACAATCGGGAAAGGTCGCCATATGCCCGGGAGAGATCGCCATATATCTTTGAGAAGCCTTCACATGCTCGTAAAAGGTCTCCACATGACCGCAGCCATCACCATGATTGTAGAAGAAGTCCAAGTTACTCTGAATGGTCCAGTGATCGCCGGGATGGAACTTCTAAATATATGGAAGATCCCCAGAGCGATCGTACCAGACGTAATGGCCATAGAGATATAAGCAGAAAGAGTGGAGTTAGGGAGAGGAGGGATTCTCAGACTGGTATGGAGCTTGAGAATAAGCAAAGGCATAGGGATTCTAATGGAAAAGAGTCGACTCCATCAAGAAAAGAATTGCAAGGTAAAAACATTTTGAATAACAATAATCCGGTGGTTGAGAAAAATTCTGTATGTGATTCTTCCAAGATTCCAAGTGCGTGTGCAAAGGGAAAAGAGTCTGTGCAAGTTGGTGAAGCAACTACCGAAGAGTTGCCATCGATGGAGGTAGATATGGACATTTGTGATACACCACCTCACGAGGAGCCTATGGCGGCAGATTCATCCTTGGGGGAGTGGTTTTATCTTGATTACTATGGCACTGAACATGGGCCTGCAAAGTTATCCGAGCTTAAAGCTCTTGTGGAGCAAGGCATTCTTTTCTCTGACCATATGATTAAACATTCAGATAATAATAGGTGGGTCACTATTGAAAATGCAACATCTCCTGTGGTCAACATAAATATTCCATCAATCGTGTCAGATGCTGTGACACGGCTCGTGAATCCTCCTGAAGCGCCTGGTAATTTATTAGAAGATATTGCAGATGCTGCCAAAGCAGTTCATATGGAGCAAGGAGCTGAAGATTCCTTGCCTGAATCATTGTCCATACCAGATAGTAATGATACTGTAGTGGGCCATCATGAAGATTTCCAGTTTGATAACAGGATCGCGAGTCTCTTGGATGGCTATACTATCATCCCTGGCAGGGAACTTGAAACACTTGGAG AAGCTGTGCAGATTAAAGTTGAGCTTGAAGAGACGAGAAGATTTGTGAGTTCTGAAG ATATCATCTGGTGCTACTATCAAGTGGTAAATCAGTTGCTATTAAATGAGGAGTCGTCGGAACGTTCAGAGCCCAAGGCAATGGCGATCGAAGAATTGAAGTCAGCAAATGTTGATTGTTCTGAGAGCGATGAGATAGGCAGCTGGTTTTCAGGTCGTTGGTCTTGCACAGGCGGGGACTGGATAAGACACGATGAAGCTTTTCAAGATAGagattacaaaaagaaaatggtTCTGAATGATGGTTTCCCATTATGCCTGATGCAGAAGTCTGGGTATGAGGATCCTCGCTGGCATCACAAGGATGATTTGTATAATCCTCGCAGCCGCTCTAGGCTGGAACTTCCCCTGTGGGCTTTTTCTGGTGTAGATGAGAGAAATCAGGCGAGGGGAGTAAAAGCTAGTGTGCTGTCTGTAGTTAGGCTTAACTCATTAGTCGTTAATGATCCAGTTCCATCAGTTCCTGATCCCCTTGTAAAAGTTCGTGGTGGGGAAAAGTTCTCTTCAAGGCATGCTCGTCCATCCCCTGCATCTAGTGATTCCAAGAGGGATTCCGTCGAAAGTATTTCTCAGTCATCAGCTTGCGGTAGTCAAGATATGCAGGGATTTTGGAGAACTGACGCATCTGTTAGCACCCCTGAGGATCGTCTGTATACAGTCGATGATTTGCAATTGCATTTGGGTGATTGGTTCTACATGGATGGGGCTGGGCAAGAACAAGGACCTTTGCCATTTTCGGAGCTCCAGATATTGGTTGATAAAGGTTTAATAAAGCGCCACACTAGTGTCTTCAGGAAATCTGACAAAATTTGGGTACCTGTTACTTCTATCACAAAAACTTCTGAAATCAGTGGCAAGGGGAAAGCCCCAGCTCTGCCTTCAGATTGTCAAAGCCTTGATGTCTCAGAGTCACAGGATTTCAAGCATTCTGAAATGGAAACAAGTCTAAGCTCGTTCCATGCTATGCACCCTCAGTTTCTTGGTTATTTCCGTGGGAAACTCCATCAATTGGTTATGAAAACATACAAGACTCGGGAATTTTCTGCTGCCATAAACGACGTCTTAGACTCTTGGATCCATGCAAGACAGCCAAAGAAAGAGACTGACAAGTACATGCACCCATATTCAG AATTTGATTCATCATCATATACGAAAAGAGCTCGATTGATGGCTGGTGAAAGTGGAGACCATTCTGAAGTGACAGATGCACAAATGTTTCAGAAGGATGAGTTGACATTTGAGGATTTATGTGGGGACGCTACTTTCCATGTTGAAGGAAGTGGATCTTCTGGGAGCGTGGGGATGTACTGGGATTTGTTAGATGGTCACGTGTTAGCACGGGTGTTTCATTTGTTGAGATATGATGAAAAATCACTTGCATTTGCGTCCATGACTTGTAGACACTGGAAGGCCATTGTTAGTTCATACAAGGATATTTCAAGAcaagttgatttatcttcttTGGGTCCCAACTGCACAGATTCTAGGCTCTGGAGTATCATG AACACTTACAACTCGGAGAAGATTGATTCTATTATTCTGGTTGGTTGTACAAACGTGACTTCCAGCATGCTTGAGGAAATTCTTCGTTTATTTCCCCATATATCCTCTGTAGACATCACAGGCTGCTCCCAGTTTGGAAATTtgacattgaaatataaaaaagtatgtTGGCTCAAATGCCAGCATCCTCGACCAGGTGACTTGCATTCCAGGTTAAGGAGTTTGAAACAGACTAATGTTAATAAGTCTAAGGGATTAGGAGGAGATACAGATGATTTTGGTAATCTTAAGGATTACTTTGATCGAGTGGAAAAGCGAGACTCAGCCAATCAGTTATTCCGAAGAAGCTTATACAAACGCTCAAAATTGTATGATGCACGGAAATCATCGGCAATTCTATCCAGGGATGCTCGTATCAGGCGATGGGCGATTAAGAAGTCAGAATACGGGTATAAGAGAGTGGAGGAATTCCTTTCTTCAAGCCTTAGGGGCATCATGAAGCAGAATACTTTTGACTTCTTTGATTTAAAG GTTGCTcatatagaggaaaaaatgaaaaacggTTACTACGTTAGTCATGGTTTGAAATCTGTCAAGGAGGATATCAGCCGGATGTGCAGGGAAGCAATTAA AGAGAGGAATCGGGGAGACTCCAAAGAGATGAACCGAATCATCATACTGTTTATCCAACTTGCCACACGTTTAGAAGAGGTCTCTATGGCTACTTCTTCATATAGAAGAGATGAATTGATGAAGTCGTGGCAAGATGGGTCAGGGTTGTCATCAGCCTCTAAGTACAACAAGAAGTTGAGCAAATCTGTAACTGAAAAGAAGTACATGAGCAGGACTAGTGACACATTTGGTGTAAATGGTGCGCTGGACTACGGAGAATATGCATCTGACCGCGAAATCAAAAGGCGTTTGTCTAAACTGAATCGTAAATCATTTGGTTCGGGAAGTGAAACATCTTCCGAGCTATCTGACAATGACAATTACAGCTCAGCTTCAGAAAGCGAATCGGATATCCGTTCAGAAGGTCGATCACAGGACTCGCGTGTTGAAAAATACTTTACAGCAGACGAATCCTTTGATTCTGTGACCGAAGAGCGTGAATGGGGTGCACGTATGACCAAAGCTAGTCTTGTGCCACCAGTCACAAGGAAATATGAACTGATTGAAGAGTACACGATTGTCGCTGACGAGGAGGAGGTACAACGAAAGATGCGGGTTTCTTTGCCAGAGGACTATGATGAGAAGCTGAATGCACAACGAAATGGCATTGAAGAGTTAGATATGGAGCTTCCTGAAGTCAAGGAGTATAAACCAAGAAAGCTTCTTGGCAACGAGGTTTTAGAGCAAGAGGTTTATGGAATCGATCCTTACACCCATAACCTCTTACTTGATTCAATGCCCGGAGAATTGGACTGGTCACTGCAGGATAAACATTCATTTATAGAAGATGTAGTCTTACGTGCCCTGAACAGGAAAGTCAGGTTTCTCACTGGATCTGGAAACACCCCCATGGTATTCCCTTTAAGACCTGTGATTGAAGAGCTCAAAGAGAATGCTCGTGAAGAGTGTGATATACAAACAATGAAAATGTGTCAAGGCGTCTTAAAGGCTATAGAAAGTCGTTCTGGTGATAATTATGTGTCTTATCGGAAG GGCCTCGGTGTTGTTTGCAACAAACAAGGTGGTTTTGTGGAAGACGATTTTGTTGTTGAATTTCTTGGAGAG GTTTATCCTGTTTGGAAGTGGTTTGAGAAGcaagatggaattcgttccttACAGGAAAACAAAACTGATCCTGCACCAGAGTTTTACAATATCTATCTTGAGAGACCGAAG GGTGACGCTGATGGATATGATTTAGTTGTTGTTGATGCCATGCACAAGGCTAATTATGCGAGTCGAATTTGTCATTCTTGCCGACCTAACTGTGAAGCTAA GGTTACTGCGGTGGATGGACACTACCAGATTGGCATCTATTCAGTACGTCCGATTGAATACGGCGAGGAGATAACTTTTGATTATAATTCTGTAACTGAG AGTAAGGAAGAATATGAAGCTTCTGTCTGCTTGTGTGGTAGCCAAGTATGCCGAGGCAGCTACTTGAATCTCACTGGTGAAGGTGCATTTCAGAAG GTGTTGAAGGAATGGCATGGTCTGCTGGATCGACATAGACTGATGCTAGAAGCTTGTATACTGAATTCAGTTTCAGAAGAAGATTATCTTGAGTTGGGAAGAGCTGGACTGGGAAGTTGTATGCTTGGTGGGCTGCCAGATTGGGTGATTGCGTATTCTGCTCATCTG GTGCGGTTCATCAATTTCGAGAGAACTAAGCTTCCAGAGGAAATTCTTAAGCATAATAtggaagaaaagagaaaatatttttcaGACATACACCTTGATGTTGAGAAAAGTGATGCTGAGGTTCAG GCTGAGGGTGTCTACAACCAGAGGCTTCAGAATTTGGCTGTCACACTTGACAAG GTAAGATATGTTATGAGACGTGTGTTTGGGGATCCAAAGAACGCTCCTCCTCCGCTGGAGAAGCTTACTCCTGAAGAAACAGTCTCTTTTTTGTGGAACGGGGATGGCTCCTTAGTTGAGGAGATCCTTCAGTGCTTGTCGCCACACGTGGAAGAGGGCATTGTTGATGGACTCAGATCCAAGATTCGTGCCCATGATCCATCTGGATCTGCAGACGTCCTTAAGGATCTTCAAAGATCATTACTTTG GTTGAGAGATGAGATCCGAGATCTACCTTGTACATACAAGTGTCGGAATGATGCTGCAGCTGATTTGATTCACATATATGCCTATACAAAGTGCTTTTTCAAAGTTCGG GAATACAAGTCATTTATGTCTTCTCCTGTAAACATTAGCCCGTTAGATTTGGGGGCCAAATATGCGGACAAGTTAGGCGAGGGTATAAAGGAGTACCAGAAAACATATGGCGAGAACTATTGTCTCGGCCAGCTGATTTACTGGTATGAACAGACAAATACTGATCCTAATCTTACATTGGTGAAAGCAACCAGAGGTTGCCTCTCTTTACCCGAAGTAGCTTCCTTCTACGTAAAGGCTCATAAGCCATCAAAGCATCGTGTTTATGGCCCAAAGACGGTGAAAACAATGGTTTCACAGATG TCAAAGCAACCTCAAAAACCATGGGCAAAGGACAAAATATGGATGTTCAAAAGCACCTTGGGAGTATTAGGAAGCCCGATGTTCGATGCTGTAGTCAACAACTCGTCACTAGATAGAGAATTATTGCAGTGGCTCAAAAACAGAAGGCATGTCTTTCAAGCGACATGGGATAGTTAG